A single region of the Xiphophorus maculatus strain JP 163 A chromosome 3, X_maculatus-5.0-male, whole genome shotgun sequence genome encodes:
- the stx17 gene encoding syntaxin-17, whose protein sequence is MAEEGNKLTLRRLEGPINKFIKVALPTDLERLQKHHSNILKYQQSQQWERLHQEQINASRTVQQLRANMREMEQLCSRVRSEDAEALEELVKPVRDRASAAAQDFLLLHSNPPPPVPAAPPDTWPSVSRSSSCHDLEEEDEEPLSDLQIQLRLPEIPADQNASESWDNLEEDLKELSGLVTEFSLLVHSQQEKIDSIEDNVNTAAANVEEGTRSLGKAAGYKLAVLPVAGALLGGVLGGPLGLLAGFKAAGVAAAVGGGALGFAGGSLVRKHRRAQVDQQMSRLTAPPAEELEENKDK, encoded by the exons ATGGCAGAGGAAGGCAACAAGCTGACACTGAGGCGCCTGGAGGGACCCATCAACAAGTTCATTAAAGTAGCTCTGCCCACGGACCTGGAGAGGCTGCAGAAACACCACAGTAACATACTGAAG TATCAACAGAGCCAGCAGTGGGAGCGCCTCCATCAGGAGCAAATAAATGCCAGCAGAACTGTTCAG CAACTGAGAGCCAACATGAGAGAGATGGAGCAGCTGTGCAGCCGGGTCCGATCTGAAGACGCCGAAGCTCTGGAGGAGCTCGTAAAGCCGGTCAGGGACAGAGCGTCAGCCGCAGCACAGGACTTCCTGCTTCTGCACTCCAACCCGCCCCCACCGGTCCCCGCGGCGCCGCCGGACACTTGGCCCTCCGTCAGTCGGTCCAGCAGCTGCCACGAtctggaggaggaagacgaggagcCGCTGTCGGACCTGCAGATTCAACTTCGGCTTCCAGAAATCCCGGCCGATCAGAATGCGTCCGAGTCCTGGGATAATCTGGAAGAG GACCTAAAGGAACTGAGCGGCTTGGTGACGGAGTTCTCCCTGCTTGTCCAT TCCCAGCAGGAGAAGATTGACAGCATAGAGGACAACGTCAACACAGCCGCGGCCAACGTGGAGGAGGGGACCAGGAGCCTGGGGAAG GCGGCGGGCTACAAGCTGGCGGTGCTGCCGGTCGCCGGGGCGCTGCTGGGCGGCGTGCTGGGAGGCCCTCTCGGCCTGCTGGCCGGGTTCAAAGCTGCTGGGGTGGCTGCTGCTGTGGGAGGGGGCGCCCTGGGCTTCGCGGGTGGCAGCCTGGTCCGAAAACACCGCCGAGCTCAAGTGGACCAGCAGATGAGTCGACTGACAGCGCCGCCGGCAGAAGAACTGGAGGAAAATAAGGACAAATGA
- the erp44 gene encoding endoplasmic reticulum resident protein 44 produces MKLFAISPSLDIRFAAVILLVMGLSTPGKAEIISLDSSNIDDVLNNAGVALVNFYADWCRFSQMLHPIFEEASNIVRDEFPDTKQVVFARVDCDQHSDIAQRYRITKYPTLKLFRNGMMMKREYRGQRSVTAIADFIRQQQVDPVKEIHSMEEVNTIDRSKRNIIGYFEQKDSDNYRTYEKVANILRDDCTFSAAFGAVSASQRFSGDSVLYKPVGEGAPDLVYLGSLTNFDLTYTWAQDKCVPLVREITFENGEELTEEGLPFLILFHLKEDSESLEKFQNEVTRQLISEKGSINFLHADCDKFRHPLLHIQKTPADCPVIAIDSFRHMYVFPDFKDLTIPAKLKQFVLDLHSGKLHREFHHGPDPTDSTPGQEAEKEVASSPPESSFQKLAPSETRYTILRRDRDEL; encoded by the exons ATGAAACTGTTCGCAATATCTCCATCTCTGGATATCCGTTTCGCCGCTGTTATATTGCTG GTGATGGGCCTCTCTACTCCGGGGAAAGCAGAAATCATCAGTCTGGACTCATCCAACATCGATGATGTCCTGA ATAATGCTGGGGTAGCATTAGTCAACTTTTACGCTGACTG gtgtagatTTAGTCAAATGCTCCATCCAATCTTTGAGGAGGCGTCTAACATCGTGCGGGACGAGTTCCCTGATACCAAGCAGGTGGTGTTTGCTCGGGTCGACTGTGACCAACATT CCGACATAGCTCAGCGCTACCGCATCACCAAGTATCCGACGCTGAAGTTGTTCCGCAACgggatgatgatgaagagggagtacaggggtcagaggtcggtTACTGCCATCGCTGACTTTATCCGCCAGCAGCAGGTCGACCCTGTGAAGGAGATACACTCAATGGAGGAGGTCAATACTATAGAT agaagcaaaagaaacattatcGGATACTTTGAACAAAAGGACTCTGATAACTACCGCACATATGAAAAAGTTGCCAACATCCTCAGAGACGACTGCACCTTCTCCGCTGCGTTTGG GGCTGTGTCGGCGTCTCAGCGCTTCAGCGGAGACAGCGTCCTCTACAAGCCCGTGGGCGAGGGCGCCCCTGACCTGGTCTACCTCGGCTCCCTCACCAACTTTGACCTGACGTACACTTGGGCACAGGACAAGTGTGTGCCTCTAGTTCGGGAGATCACCTTTGAAAATGGGGAG GAGCTGACCGAAGAAGGACTTCCCTTCCTCATTTTGTTCCATCTTAAAGAAGACTCTGAAAGTTTAGAAAAGTTCCAGAATGAAGTAACTCGACAGCTCATCAGTGAGAAAG GATCTATAAACTTCCTTCATGCGGACTGCGATAAGTTCCGCCACCCTCTGCTCCACATTCAGAAAACTCCGGCTGACTGTCCCGTCATTGCCATAGACTCGTTCAGGCACATGTATGTCTTTCCTGATTTCAAAGACCTCAC tatTCCTGCAAAGctaaaacagtttgttttggaTCTTCACTCCGGAAAGCTTCACAGAGAGTTTCACCACGGTCCTGACCCCACAGACAgcacacctggacag GAGGCGGAGAAAGAGGTGGCCAGCAGTCCTCCAGAGAGCTCGTTCCAGAAGCTGGCACCAAGCGAGACCCGCTACACCATCCTCAGACGGGACCGTGACGAGCTGTGA